The following are from one region of the Erwinia billingiae Eb661 genome:
- the osmW gene encoding osmoprotectant ABC transporter permease OsmW: protein MDTIHYIIDNWSYLASLTFQHLWLVGLAVGMAIVIGVPLGIVIVRYKWLATPVLGLATIVLTIPSIALFGLMIPLFSMIGQGIGVLPAVTAVFLYSLLPIVRNTHTALENIPPGLREAGRGIGMTFSQRLRWVEIPMALPVIFGGIRTAVVMNVGVMAIAAVIGAGGLGLLLLDGISGSDVRMLIAGALMICLLAIILDWLLHRLQLALTPKGIR from the coding sequence ATGGATACCATTCATTATATTATTGATAACTGGAGCTATTTAGCCTCACTGACCTTTCAGCATCTGTGGCTGGTCGGGCTGGCCGTCGGTATGGCGATCGTCATCGGCGTACCGCTCGGCATCGTCATTGTTCGCTATAAGTGGCTGGCAACGCCGGTGCTGGGCCTGGCGACTATCGTGCTGACCATCCCGTCTATCGCGCTGTTTGGCCTGATGATCCCGCTGTTTTCCATGATCGGTCAGGGCATTGGCGTGCTGCCTGCGGTCACCGCGGTATTCCTCTATTCCCTGCTGCCGATTGTGCGCAACACCCATACCGCGCTGGAAAATATACCGCCGGGTTTGCGTGAAGCGGGACGTGGAATCGGCATGACCTTTTCGCAGCGTCTGCGTTGGGTGGAGATCCCAATGGCGCTGCCGGTCATTTTCGGCGGTATTCGTACCGCGGTAGTGATGAATGTGGGTGTCATGGCGATTGCCGCCGTGATTGGTGCGGGTGGTCTCGGCCTGCTGTTGCTTGACGGCATCAGCGGCAGTGACGTCCGTATGTTGATTGCAGGCGCGCTGATGATTTGTTTGCTGGCAATTATTCTCGACTGGCTGCTGCACCGCTTGCAGCTGGCGCTGACTCCGAAGGGGATTCGATAA
- a CDS encoding TetR/AcrR family transcriptional regulator, translated as MTDQEICTRKGRGRPKTFDREAALDIALELFWRHGYEATSLSDLVEATGAKAPTLYAEFTNKEGMFRAAVDRYIEKFAEQRQAALACPESCVEKGVEGYFRSTAACFTDGKKPAGCFFICTSTALSADSSEVADMLRARHNSQENHLNEFLLARQAAGELDAKTDITALSAYLGCLLQGMSVRAREGASRAELDSIIDTLMLQWPILSRTGCH; from the coding sequence ATGACCGATCAGGAAATCTGCACCCGTAAGGGCCGGGGACGGCCAAAAACCTTCGACCGGGAAGCGGCGTTAGACATTGCGCTTGAGCTGTTCTGGCGTCATGGCTATGAAGCCACTTCACTCTCCGATCTGGTTGAAGCGACCGGAGCGAAAGCGCCAACGCTGTACGCCGAATTTACCAATAAAGAAGGGATGTTCCGCGCCGCAGTGGATCGCTATATTGAGAAGTTTGCCGAACAGCGGCAGGCTGCTCTGGCTTGCCCTGAAAGCTGCGTAGAGAAAGGCGTGGAAGGGTATTTTCGTTCCACCGCCGCCTGCTTTACCGATGGCAAAAAACCGGCCGGCTGCTTCTTTATCTGTACCTCTACCGCACTCTCAGCGGATTCATCCGAGGTCGCTGATATGCTGCGCGCGCGCCACAACAGTCAGGAGAATCACCTGAATGAGTTTCTGCTGGCGCGTCAGGCCGCAGGTGAGCTGGACGCGAAGACCGACATCACGGCGCTTTCTGCCTATCTGGGATGCTTACTGCAGGGCATGTCCGTCCGCGCCCGCGAAGGCGCCAGCCGCGCAGAACTGGATAGCATTATTGATACGCTTATGCTGCAATGGCCGATATTAAGCCGGACAGGCTGTCACTGA
- the mlc gene encoding sugar metabolism global transcriptional regulator Mlc — protein MIADGQPGHIDQIKQTNAGAVYRLIDRFGPISRIELARKAQLAPASITKIVREMLEAHLVQETEFQEAGSRGRPAVGLILDTQAWHYLSVRIGNGDITLSLRDLSSQLVTEDLCPLPVENSEPLVGRIIAEVDAFFIRHQQKLERLTAIAITLPGILNARSGIVHRMPFYHITDMPLGPELEKRTGLPVYIQHDVCAWTLAESLFGAAQEAKNVIQVVIDHQVGAGVITGGRLLHNGSSTLVEIGHTQVDPHGKQCYCGNHGCLETVASSENLLEQAALRLATSADSTLHDQPLTLEALCDAALQGDPLATELIVGVGHSVGRIVAIMVNLFNPQKILIGSPLNQARDILFPAIADCIHRQSLPAYSQQIALEPTQFLNVGTMPGAALVKDALYDGTLLVKLLQG, from the coding sequence GTGATAGCGGACGGTCAGCCTGGCCACATTGACCAGATCAAACAGACAAATGCAGGGGCAGTTTATCGGCTGATTGATCGGTTTGGTCCCATTTCGCGTATAGAATTAGCCCGCAAGGCGCAGCTTGCGCCTGCCAGCATCACCAAGATTGTGCGTGAGATGCTGGAAGCCCACCTGGTTCAGGAAACCGAGTTTCAGGAAGCCGGCAGTCGCGGCCGTCCCGCAGTGGGATTAATTCTGGATACTCAGGCCTGGCATTACCTTTCTGTTCGTATTGGCAACGGTGATATTACCCTCTCGTTACGCGATTTAAGCAGCCAGCTGGTGACCGAAGATCTCTGCCCGTTACCGGTGGAAAACAGCGAGCCGTTAGTCGGGCGCATTATTGCTGAAGTGGACGCCTTCTTTATCCGTCATCAGCAAAAACTCGAGCGTCTGACGGCGATCGCCATCACCTTGCCCGGCATTCTCAATGCCCGCAGCGGCATAGTTCATCGCATGCCTTTCTATCACATCACCGATATGCCGCTGGGTCCCGAGCTGGAAAAGCGGACCGGTCTGCCGGTCTATATTCAGCATGATGTTTGTGCCTGGACGCTGGCGGAATCGTTATTTGGTGCCGCTCAGGAAGCGAAGAACGTCATCCAGGTGGTGATTGACCATCAGGTGGGTGCCGGCGTGATCACCGGCGGCAGACTGTTACATAACGGCAGCAGCACGCTGGTTGAAATTGGTCATACCCAGGTCGATCCTCACGGCAAGCAGTGCTACTGCGGCAATCACGGCTGTCTGGAAACCGTTGCCAGCAGCGAGAACCTGCTGGAACAAGCGGCGTTGCGGCTCGCAACCTCCGCTGACAGCACGCTGCATGACCAACCGTTGACGCTGGAAGCGTTGTGCGATGCGGCCTTACAAGGCGACCCACTGGCTACCGAGCTGATCGTCGGTGTCGGTCACAGCGTGGGACGCATTGTGGCGATCATGGTCAACCTGTTTAATCCACAAAAAATACTGATTGGTTCTCCGCTCAATCAGGCCAGAGACATTCTCTTCCCGGCGATAGCAGATTGCATCCATCGTCAGTCTCTCCCGGCTTACAGCCAGCAGATCGCCCTCGAGCCGACACAATTTCTTAACGTCGGAACGATGCCCGGTGCCGCACTGGTAAAAGATGCCCTTTATGATGGCACCTTGCTGGTTAAACTGCTGCAGGGCTGA
- a CDS encoding MFS transporter, translating to MNRSSPSATLPDSLQRPSEPLPLSNEYINRGTPQFMRVTLALFSAGLATFALLYCVQPIMPVLSQEFGVSPAASSLSLSVATGLLALGLLVTGPLSDAIGRKSVMVTALLMAAVCTLLSATMTSWHGILIMRALIGLSLSGVAAVGMTYLSEEVHPGVIAFSMGLYISGNSIGGMSGRLLSGVITDFTSWRVAVAVIGCFALASALMFWKILPPSRHFRPASLKPRSLLINFRLHWRDSGLPLLFAEGFLLMGAFVTMFNYIGYRLLAPPYGLSQAIVGLLSVVYLTGSWSSPKAGAMTAKYGRPAVLLFSIGMMVVGILLTLFSSVWLILPGMMLFTAGFFAGHSVASGWIGPRARRAKGQASSLYLFSYYLGSSLAGTLGGVFWHQFGWVGITAFICTLLVLALLVGVRLRSKAL from the coding sequence GTGAATCGCTCATCACCTTCCGCGACGCTTCCTGACAGCCTGCAGCGGCCTTCTGAACCCCTCCCGCTCAGCAATGAGTACATCAATCGCGGCACACCGCAGTTTATGCGGGTCACGCTGGCGCTGTTTTCCGCCGGACTGGCGACCTTTGCCCTGCTTTATTGCGTGCAGCCCATAATGCCGGTGCTCTCGCAGGAATTCGGCGTATCTCCGGCGGCCAGCAGCCTGTCACTTTCCGTTGCGACCGGCTTGCTGGCACTCGGGCTGTTGGTAACGGGGCCGCTGTCGGATGCGATTGGCCGTAAATCGGTGATGGTGACCGCGCTGTTGATGGCAGCAGTCTGCACCTTGCTTTCTGCCACCATGACCAGCTGGCACGGCATTTTGATTATGCGCGCGCTAATCGGGCTGTCATTAAGCGGCGTGGCGGCCGTTGGCATGACCTATCTCAGTGAAGAGGTGCATCCTGGGGTGATTGCCTTCTCAATGGGCCTTTATATCAGCGGCAATTCGATTGGCGGCATGAGCGGCAGGCTGCTGAGCGGCGTGATCACTGATTTCACTTCCTGGCGGGTGGCGGTGGCGGTAATTGGCTGCTTTGCGCTGGCTTCGGCGCTGATGTTCTGGAAAATTCTGCCGCCTTCGCGCCATTTCCGGCCTGCCTCGCTCAAGCCGCGCAGTTTACTGATTAACTTCCGGCTGCACTGGCGCGACAGCGGTCTGCCGTTGCTGTTTGCGGAAGGCTTCCTGCTCATGGGCGCGTTTGTGACGATGTTTAATTACATCGGCTATCGCCTGTTGGCGCCGCCTTATGGGCTCAGTCAGGCCATTGTAGGCCTGCTGTCCGTGGTGTATCTGACCGGATCCTGGAGTTCCCCTAAAGCGGGCGCGATGACCGCCAAATATGGCCGCCCGGCAGTACTGTTGTTTTCCATCGGGATGATGGTGGTGGGCATTCTGCTGACGCTGTTCAGTTCGGTATGGCTGATTTTACCGGGAATGATGCTCTTTACCGCGGGGTTCTTTGCCGGCCATTCGGTTGCCAGCGGCTGGATTGGCCCACGCGCCAGACGTGCCAAAGGACAGGCAAGTTCGCTGTATCTGTTTAGCTATTATCTGGGTTCGAGCCTGGCGGGCACGTTGGGAGGCGTTTTCTGGCATCAGTTTGGCTGGGTTGGCATTACCGCCTTTATCTGTACCTTACTGGTGCTGGCGTTGCTGGTGGGCGTTCGTCTTCGCAGCAAAGCGTTATAA
- the osmV gene encoding osmoprotectant ABC transporter ATP-binding protein OsmV translates to MIKLENLTKTFSQKNGSTFNAVDNVSLNVPEGEMCVLLGPSGCGKSTTLKMINRLIPSTSGKILINGEDTSGLDTVTLRRNIGYVIQQIGLFPNMTIEENITVVPKMLGWDKKRCRERATELMSMVALDPKTFLHRYPREMSGGQQQRIGVIRALAADPPVLLMDEPFGAVDPINREVIQNEFLDMQRQLKKTVMLVSHDIDEALKLGDRIAVFGQGKIVQCASPDELLAKPANDFVGSFVGQDRTLKRLLLVQAGDVTDQQPTITVKKNTPLSEAFGMMDDNDMRSITVVDDDGKPLGFVKRREARGATGQCIEMLNKFTVTGRAEENLRIVLSKLYEHNLVWMPIVDEEGRYSGEISQDYIAGYLSSGRTRRALNLS, encoded by the coding sequence ATGATAAAACTGGAAAATCTCACAAAAACGTTTAGCCAGAAAAATGGGTCCACCTTTAATGCCGTGGATAACGTCAGCCTGAACGTGCCGGAAGGCGAAATGTGTGTGCTGCTCGGCCCTTCTGGCTGCGGAAAGTCCACCACACTGAAGATGATTAACCGTCTGATCCCGTCAACCAGCGGCAAAATCCTGATTAATGGCGAAGACACCAGCGGGCTGGATACGGTGACGCTGCGCCGCAACATCGGCTATGTGATCCAGCAGATTGGTCTGTTCCCTAACATGACCATCGAAGAGAACATTACCGTGGTGCCAAAAATGCTTGGCTGGGATAAAAAGCGCTGTCGTGAGCGCGCGACTGAGCTGATGAGCATGGTGGCGCTGGATCCGAAAACCTTCCTGCATCGCTATCCGCGTGAGATGTCCGGCGGACAGCAGCAGCGTATCGGCGTGATCCGTGCGCTGGCCGCAGATCCACCGGTACTGCTGATGGATGAGCCCTTCGGCGCGGTCGACCCGATCAACCGTGAAGTGATCCAGAATGAGTTTCTGGATATGCAGCGCCAGCTAAAGAAAACGGTGATGCTGGTCAGCCACGATATTGATGAGGCGTTGAAACTGGGTGACCGAATCGCGGTATTCGGTCAGGGGAAAATCGTGCAGTGCGCCAGCCCGGATGAGCTGCTGGCGAAGCCGGCTAACGACTTTGTTGGCTCTTTCGTTGGCCAGGACCGTACGCTGAAACGCCTTCTGCTGGTTCAGGCCGGCGACGTTACCGATCAGCAGCCCACCATCACCGTGAAGAAGAATACGCCGCTGTCTGAAGCGTTCGGCATGATGGATGACAACGACATGCGCTCCATTACCGTAGTGGATGATGACGGCAAGCCGCTGGGCTTTGTAAAACGTCGTGAGGCGCGCGGTGCCACCGGACAGTGTATTGAAATGCTGAACAAGTTTACCGTCACCGGTCGTGCGGAAGAGAACCTGCGTATCGTGCTGTCGAAACTGTATGAGCACAATCTGGTGTGGATGCCGATTGTCGATGAAGAAGGCCGATACAGCGGGGAGATTTCGCAGGATTATATTGCGGGCTATCTGAGTTCTGGTCGTACACGTCGCGCCTTGAACCTGTCCTGA
- the bhsA gene encoding multiple stress resistance protein BhsA produces the protein MKNLKMTLAAIALTSVSFAGFAADSVGQEPVNQQQVGVVTATGTNLSSLESQLSAKADAAGAKSFRITSTTGNNRMHATAEIYQ, from the coding sequence ATGAAAAACCTGAAAATGACCCTGGCTGCTATCGCACTGACTTCCGTTTCCTTTGCTGGTTTCGCTGCTGACAGCGTCGGTCAGGAACCGGTTAATCAACAGCAGGTCGGCGTGGTTACCGCCACCGGTACTAACCTGTCTTCCCTGGAATCTCAGCTGTCGGCTAAAGCCGATGCAGCCGGTGCAAAATCGTTCCGTATTACCTCAACCACCGGTAATAACCGCATGCATGCTACTGCAGAGATTTATCAGTAA
- a CDS encoding glycine betaine ABC transporter substrate-binding protein, with protein MAKASSLTRWVRHTALALSATLAMSATVAAAEPIVMATKSFTEQHILSALTTQYLRKKGFQIEAKTNIATTIGRNAMINKQVDMTWEYTGTSLIIFNHINKPMSSKEAYETVKNLDAKLGLVWLNPAPMNNTYAFAMQRKRADEEHIDTMSQLVAKIEEVRKNDPDHNWMLGLDLEFAGRSDGMKPLQKAYNMPLDRPQIRQMDPGLVYNAIRDGFVDAGLIYTTDGRVKGFELKVLKDDKNFFPSYAVTPVVTKETLDSHPGLADALNTLSPFITDEAITEMNKRVDIDHQSPQTVASDFLKSKGLI; from the coding sequence ATGGCTAAGGCCTCTTCGTTAACCCGCTGGGTTCGTCATACCGCACTGGCGCTGAGCGCCACGCTGGCCATGAGTGCCACCGTGGCCGCCGCTGAACCGATTGTGATGGCGACGAAAAGCTTCACCGAGCAGCATATCCTTTCCGCGTTGACCACCCAGTATCTGCGCAAGAAAGGTTTCCAGATTGAAGCGAAAACCAATATCGCCACCACCATCGGCCGCAATGCGATGATCAATAAGCAGGTTGATATGACCTGGGAATATACCGGCACCTCGCTGATTATTTTCAACCATATCAACAAGCCGATGTCCTCGAAAGAGGCTTACGAGACGGTGAAAAATCTTGATGCCAAACTTGGCCTGGTATGGCTTAATCCGGCGCCAATGAACAACACCTACGCGTTTGCTATGCAGCGCAAACGTGCCGATGAAGAGCATATCGACACCATGTCACAGCTGGTGGCGAAGATTGAAGAAGTGCGTAAAAACGATCCCGACCATAACTGGATGTTAGGGCTGGATCTGGAATTTGCCGGCCGCTCTGATGGCATGAAACCTCTGCAGAAAGCCTACAACATGCCGCTGGATCGCCCGCAAATCCGCCAGATGGACCCAGGCCTGGTGTACAACGCCATTCGTGATGGTTTTGTCGATGCCGGACTGATCTATACCACCGATGGCCGCGTAAAAGGGTTCGAGCTGAAAGTGCTGAAGGATGATAAGAACTTCTTCCCAAGCTACGCGGTAACGCCGGTGGTCACCAAAGAGACGCTGGATTCCCATCCGGGACTGGCCGATGCGCTAAATACCCTGTCACCGTTTATCACCGATGAAGCCATCACCGAGATGAACAAGCGCGTTGATATCGATCATCAGTCGCCGCAGACGGTCGCGAGTGATTTCCTTAAATCGAAAGGCTTAATCTAA
- a CDS encoding choline transporter, which yields MPTTEISRKEQKDRINPVVFFTSAGLILLFSLTTIFFTDLSDRWINSALEWVSNTFGWYYLLAATVYIVFVVLIAASRFGSIKLGPEQSKPEFSLTSWAAMLFAAGIGIDLMFFSVAEPVTQYMMPPEGQGQTMEAARQAMVWTLFHYGLTGWAMYALMGIALGYFSYRYGLPLTIRSALYPIFGKRINGPIGHSVDIAAVIGTIFGIATTLGIGVVQLNYGLHVLFHVPEGLTAQAALIALSVIMATISVTSGVNKGIRILSELNVLLALFLIIFVLFVGDTSFLLNALVLNVGDYISRFMGMTLNSFAFDRPTEWMNNWTLFFWAWWVAWSPFVGLFLARISRGRTIRQFVVGTLTIPFIFTLLWLSIFGNSALHEIIGGNMAFAQETLAHPERGFYSLLAQYPAFTFSASVATITGLLFYVTSADSGSLVLGNFTSKLSDINNDAPNWLRIFWSLAIGLLTVGMLMVNGVTALQKTTVIMGLPFSFVIFFVMAGLYKSLRVEDHRRASSVVNTQPMPVSREDRLNWKQRISRVMHYPGSTHTRKMLDTVCLPAMQEVALELERRGAQVQVNELPPLEDERLNHLEMSVALGEEQSFLYQIWPQQYSVPAFTYRARSGKTDYYRLETFLLEGSQGNDLMDYTKEQIINDILDQYERHLTFLHIHREAPGNAMPFPETQ from the coding sequence ATGCCGACGACTGAAATATCCAGGAAAGAACAAAAAGACCGCATCAACCCAGTGGTTTTCTTCACTTCTGCAGGACTGATTCTGCTTTTCTCCCTCACCACTATTTTCTTCACGGATTTATCGGATCGGTGGATTAACAGTGCCCTTGAATGGGTCTCCAATACCTTCGGCTGGTATTACCTGCTGGCAGCAACGGTCTATATCGTCTTTGTGGTGCTGATTGCCGCCTCGCGCTTTGGCTCAATCAAACTGGGGCCGGAGCAATCCAAGCCGGAGTTTAGCCTGACCAGTTGGGCAGCGATGCTGTTTGCGGCGGGTATCGGTATCGATCTGATGTTCTTCTCCGTGGCCGAGCCGGTGACGCAATATATGATGCCGCCAGAAGGCCAGGGACAAACCATGGAAGCTGCGCGTCAGGCCATGGTCTGGACGCTGTTCCACTACGGACTGACCGGTTGGGCGATGTATGCACTGATGGGCATCGCGCTGGGCTACTTTAGCTACCGCTATGGTCTGCCGTTGACCATTCGTTCCGCCTTATACCCTATTTTCGGCAAGCGTATTAATGGCCCGATTGGCCACTCCGTGGATATCGCGGCGGTGATCGGTACCATCTTTGGTATTGCCACCACGCTGGGTATTGGTGTGGTGCAGCTGAACTACGGTCTGCATGTACTGTTCCATGTGCCGGAAGGATTGACCGCGCAGGCGGCGCTGATTGCCTTATCGGTAATAATGGCGACGATTTCCGTTACCTCGGGCGTGAATAAAGGTATTCGCATTCTGTCGGAGCTGAACGTGCTGCTGGCGCTGTTCCTGATCATCTTCGTGCTGTTTGTCGGCGATACCAGCTTCTTACTGAATGCGCTGGTGCTGAACGTCGGTGATTACATCAGCCGCTTTATGGGCATGACGCTGAACAGCTTCGCCTTTGACCGCCCGACTGAATGGATGAATAACTGGACGCTGTTCTTCTGGGCGTGGTGGGTTGCCTGGTCGCCATTTGTGGGCCTGTTCCTGGCGCGCATCTCCCGTGGACGTACCATCCGTCAGTTTGTGGTTGGCACCCTGACCATACCCTTTATCTTCACGCTGTTATGGCTGTCGATCTTTGGTAACAGCGCCCTGCACGAAATCATCGGCGGCAACATGGCCTTTGCCCAGGAAACGCTGGCGCACCCTGAACGCGGATTCTACAGCCTGCTGGCGCAGTATCCTGCCTTCACCTTCAGTGCTTCGGTCGCCACCATTACCGGCCTGCTGTTCTATGTGACCTCTGCCGATTCGGGTTCACTGGTATTAGGTAACTTCACCTCAAAACTGAGTGATATCAACAATGATGCGCCGAACTGGCTGCGGATCTTCTGGTCACTGGCGATAGGCCTGCTGACCGTGGGTATGCTGATGGTGAATGGCGTGACCGCGTTGCAGAAAACCACCGTGATCATGGGTCTGCCGTTCAGCTTCGTGATTTTCTTTGTGATGGCCGGGTTGTATAAATCCCTGCGGGTGGAAGATCACCGTCGCGCGAGCAGCGTGGTGAATACCCAGCCAATGCCGGTATCGCGTGAAGATCGCCTGAACTGGAAACAGCGTATCTCCCGCGTGATGCATTATCCGGGCAGTACGCATACCCGCAAGATGCTCGACACCGTGTGTCTGCCAGCGATGCAGGAAGTTGCGCTTGAACTGGAACGTCGCGGTGCTCAGGTGCAGGTCAATGAACTGCCGCCGCTGGAAGATGAACGTCTGAACCATCTGGAAATGTCGGTAGCGCTGGGTGAAGAGCAGAGCTTCCTGTATCAGATCTGGCCACAGCAGTACTCGGTTCCGGCCTTCACCTACCGTGCGCGTAGCGGTAAAACCGATTACTACCGACTGGAAACCTTCCTGCTGGAAGGCAGCCAGGGCAATGATTTGATGGATTACACCAAAGAGCAGATCATTAATGACATTCTCGATCAGTACGAACGTCATTTAACCTTCCTGCATATTCACCGTGAAGCACCAGGAAACGCCATGCCGTTCCCTGAAACGCAGTAA
- the msrA gene encoding peptide-methionine (S)-S-oxide reductase MsrA has product MTIEYATIAGGCFWCTEAVFKQITGVVSVESGYIGGHTSNPTYRQVCDGNTGHAEAIRLGFDPEKVSYGDLLDISFATHDPTQLNRQGNDIGTQYRSAIFPADEAQAEEAKAAIVRAQEDQTSPIVTTIEGPAEWYPAEEYHQNYWEGEGQQNRYCLAVIPAKLQKLHKRYADRTK; this is encoded by the coding sequence ATGACAATTGAATATGCAACCATCGCCGGGGGCTGCTTCTGGTGCACAGAAGCGGTCTTCAAACAGATTACTGGCGTCGTGTCGGTAGAGAGTGGCTATATTGGTGGCCACACCAGCAATCCAACCTACCGTCAGGTTTGCGATGGCAACACCGGCCATGCAGAAGCCATTCGTCTTGGCTTCGATCCGGAGAAAGTCAGCTATGGCGACCTGCTGGATATCAGCTTTGCCACCCATGATCCTACCCAGCTGAACCGCCAGGGCAATGATATCGGCACGCAGTACCGTTCAGCGATTTTCCCGGCTGATGAAGCGCAGGCAGAAGAAGCCAAAGCGGCAATTGTGCGTGCGCAGGAAGATCAGACCAGCCCGATCGTGACCACCATTGAAGGTCCGGCCGAGTGGTATCCGGCGGAAGAGTATCATCAGAACTATTGGGAAGGTGAAGGGCAACAGAACCGTTATTGCCTGGCCGTGATCCCAGCCAAACTGCAGAAGCTGCACAAACGTTACGCTGACCGTACCAAGTAG
- the bhsA gene encoding multiple stress resistance protein BhsA has protein sequence MKNIKLAVAAVILGSLSFGSMAADLVSSAPDNQQKIGVISATGSTNLASLESQLSEKAQLAGAKSFLITSTSGQNNLHGTAIIYN, from the coding sequence ATGAAAAACATCAAATTAGCTGTAGCTGCTGTGATTTTAGGTTCATTGTCTTTCGGTAGCATGGCTGCCGACCTGGTCAGCAGTGCCCCGGATAACCAGCAGAAAATCGGCGTGATCAGCGCAACGGGTAGCACCAACCTCGCCTCACTGGAGTCACAACTCTCGGAGAAGGCCCAACTGGCGGGCGCGAAATCTTTCCTCATCACTTCGACCTCTGGTCAGAACAACCTGCATGGCACAGCCATCATTTATAACTAA
- the bioD gene encoding dethiobiotin synthase, whose protein sequence is MLKRIFVTGTDTEVGKTVISRALLQKLAEGNKSTVGYKPVAKSSQQTEQGLRNKDALILQSSSTLQLPYAAINPFTVLDDEVSTSQDIFVDYATLSTGLSSLTEQADYVVVEGTGGWRSLMTDLRPLSEWVVEEKIPVVLVVGIKLGCLSHALLTAEAIINDGLPLLGWVANRINPGLAHYAEIIKVLSNSIQAPLLGELPYLPRAETRDLAKYIDLSAVRF, encoded by the coding sequence ATGTTGAAGCGGATATTTGTGACGGGCACGGATACTGAAGTGGGGAAGACCGTAATCAGCCGCGCGCTCCTGCAGAAGCTGGCTGAAGGCAATAAAAGCACGGTGGGCTATAAGCCTGTCGCCAAAAGCAGCCAGCAAACAGAGCAGGGGCTCAGGAACAAAGATGCGCTGATCCTGCAATCTTCCTCCACGCTGCAATTGCCTTATGCCGCGATCAATCCGTTCACCGTGCTCGATGATGAGGTGAGCACCAGTCAGGACATCTTCGTTGATTACGCCACATTAAGCACCGGACTCAGTTCGTTAACTGAGCAGGCGGATTATGTGGTGGTGGAAGGTACCGGCGGCTGGCGCAGCCTGATGACCGATTTACGGCCGCTTTCTGAATGGGTGGTGGAAGAGAAAATTCCGGTGGTGTTGGTGGTCGGCATCAAGCTGGGTTGCCTGAGTCATGCGCTGTTAACGGCGGAAGCGATTATTAATGATGGTTTGCCGCTGCTGGGCTGGGTCGCGAACCGCATCAATCCGGGGCTGGCGCATTACGCTGAAATTATTAAGGTGTTGAGCAACAGCATTCAGGCACCGTTGTTAGGGGAACTGCCGTATCTGCCACGGGCTGAAACGCGCGATTTGGCGAAATACATCGATTTAAGCGCAGTCAGGTTTTGA
- a CDS encoding LysR family transcriptional regulator, with product MTIELRHLRYFIAVAEELHFGRAAQRLNISQPPLSQQIQILEQQIGARLFARTNRSVQLTAAGSQYLLDARQILLQVDQAADKAARLHRGDEGELRIGFTSSAPFITAVSDALFTFRQRYPGVHIQMQEINTRQQLEPINEGRLDLGVMRNTPLPETLDHQLMLREPLFAVLPKSHRLATRPEISVKALAQEPFVFFDPKVGTALYTETLALLQRYEIQPNIAQEVGEAMTILGLVSAGLGISILPASFSRIRLEDVSWVALKEADAWSEVWLVWAKRRETTALMKHMKELLLPSPTDGLSAG from the coding sequence ATGACTATTGAGCTTCGTCACCTGCGCTACTTTATTGCGGTTGCAGAGGAGCTGCATTTTGGCCGGGCGGCGCAGCGGCTGAATATCTCACAGCCACCGCTCAGCCAGCAGATCCAAATCCTTGAGCAGCAAATTGGTGCCAGGCTGTTTGCCCGCACCAACCGCAGCGTGCAGCTTACCGCCGCAGGCAGCCAGTATTTGCTCGATGCCCGGCAAATCCTGCTGCAGGTCGATCAGGCTGCGGATAAGGCCGCCAGGCTGCACCGGGGAGATGAGGGGGAACTGCGCATAGGTTTTACCTCATCCGCACCTTTTATTACCGCCGTCTCTGATGCGCTGTTTACCTTTCGCCAGCGCTATCCCGGCGTGCATATTCAGATGCAGGAAATCAACACCCGCCAGCAGTTGGAGCCGATTAACGAAGGGCGGCTGGATCTGGGGGTGATGCGCAATACGCCGTTACCTGAAACCCTGGACCATCAGCTGATGCTGCGCGAGCCGTTATTTGCGGTATTACCGAAATCCCACCGCTTAGCCACGCGCCCGGAGATCTCTGTCAAAGCGTTGGCGCAGGAACCTTTTGTTTTCTTCGATCCTAAAGTCGGTACGGCGCTGTACACGGAAACGCTGGCGTTGTTACAACGCTACGAGATCCAGCCCAATATTGCCCAGGAAGTGGGCGAGGCGATGACCATTCTCGGACTGGTTTCAGCGGGATTAGGCATTTCAATTCTGCCGGCCTCATTCAGCCGCATTCGTCTTGAGGATGTCAGTTGGGTGGCGCTAAAAGAAGCGGATGCCTGGTCAGAAGTGTGGCTGGTTTGGGCGAAGCGGCGGGAAACCACCGCGTTGATGAAACACATGAAAGAACTGCTGTTACCCTCGCCAACTGATGGATTATCAGCCGGCTGA